Part of the Quercus robur chromosome 5, dhQueRobu3.1, whole genome shotgun sequence genome, GTGGAAACATTTTATAattaccaaagaaaaaaatcatttattgtATACGAGAAAAATCACTGCAAATAGACCTATTTATGGTAGGAATTAATAGTCTATACAAGTAAGTAATATAATGTGCTCTAACAAACATGACTTAAGTAACTTCTCAAAACTTCTTAGCAAGAAGAAATTGCAATATCCCAAAGCCACTCTAGCCTTCCACCGTCTAAAGAggaacgaaaaaagaaaaagaaaaagaaaaaagaaatataaaacgaGGAATTGCTTCCAAGGGAGAAAAACATGTAAAGAAGagcaataataatgaaaaattcCATTTGAAAGTGTCTACATGCATGCAGTACCCCCTCACGTTTAGATCGAAACCCCTTAAAAGAAGAAGCTGTAGCCAAAGTATTTATTCAGAATTCAAAATATCCTTTGGAATCGTAGCTGGAATTTGTTcctttatctctctttttcctcCTTTAGATTTTCTTGATTCCATTTATCAAGGTTGCCAGTTGAGAACACGAAAAAGTACGTACACGGCCCTCCACTTATTCCCTTTATCCACTAAGCTCCTATATAAATACCCTCATTTCACATATTTCCTTCACCAACCTCTGCAACCCACTTCTACATCCTCACTTTCTATAATATTTCAAGTTATTACATTTTCTTGAGGTTCGTTCTTAATTTCATATCTTTAGCTTAATTAGCTCCTTCTTCCTTATCTAGTAATGcattttaatctttcttctCACTTTGAAAGCTCCTTCAAATGAAGTTATTGTTGGCCTTACTTCTGAATCTTGGCCTCTTCTTAAgcattatttttcctttgttaggaaaaaaaaacttgttttaatGCAATTCTAGTAAcacaaagtgattaatttcttttaatatagTTGTACATTTAGTAAAGCTACTACGTGTGGGAGAACTATCATAGAGGCTGAACCGGCATGTCACTTTTTTAAtgcaatctttttttctttatattataacttttatatatacacacataaacATCTAGTCATATCATAACtttttatatacacacaaaaacatcTAGTCATATCATAACTTttatataaacacacataaacatatagTCATTTTACATGCCAAAAAAAGGGTCATTTGATAATTCCTTATTTATCTCACCAACTTTATCAAAATATGTTATCATGCCCAATAAGTTAGTCAATACTTTGGGGTTCATTTTTTAAGgaattcttttttgtaattatctGATATGTATGAGATGAAAAATTATACAAACCTTGAAATTAAAGAGGTATTTCATAAGAGTTCTTGACATTTacattaaacacaaaaaataaaaactagctaAAGAGCAACTAATTTAGATCAAGtcttaatatataaatagaaaactAATGTGTTATTAAATTATTCAAAGCCACTGAATTCATTGAGTGATCAAGCAGGAAATATGAGCAGGCCAGGAGATTGGAACTGCAGGTCATGCCAGCACCTCAACTTCCAGAGGCGCGACTCGTGCCAACGTTGCGGGGATCCCAAGTCAAGTGATAGAGGTGGTGACTTTGGGGGCTTTGGTGGGAGAGGAGGGTCCTCGTATGGGTTCAGTACTGGTTCTGATGTTAGGCCTGGTGATTGGTACTGCGCTGCTAGCGCCTGTGGAGCACACAACTTTGCTAGCCGCTCAAGCTGCTTCAAGTGTGGAGCATTCAAGGATGACTCATCTTCCGGTGGCTATGACTCTGATTTCTCTCGCTCACGAGGCTTTGGTATTGGGAGTGGCGGCGGAGGCGGCGGCGGTGGCAGTGGTGCTAGACCTGGATGGAAATCTGGTGACTGGATTTGCAGCAGGTGATTTTGAATACTTTGTACATATAACGTCCATATTTTCATATAtgatatacatatttttattgattttcacatttaaaaatgTTGAGAATCAATACTCTTGTTTGTTCtttaccttaaaaaataaataataataataaactatatataaataataataaaagttttgaaagataaaagaaaaagatgataaTAAACAAATTCTTAGTGAAACTATTGAAGTAGCACGTTAATTTTCCATGTCAAAATGGCTGGCTATAAATGTACAACTTTGTTTTTGGTTAGGCCGCCCTTCTTTGGCGGTATGTGAATAATATTAAGACATTAATAGTAAAAGACATTACTTTTAGGTACTGAATATTCCAATATCTTTGACTGCTTTAATTTACATGTTAGCATGATACTTTAGTGTTTGAGTGGCCAAAAGTAATTGCATGCTTAACCATCTAGCACGACTAATTGTAATCTTTATGTGGgcgttctttttctttttttggacaGGTCTGGATGCAACGAGCACAATTTTGCGAGCAGAATGGAATGTTTCAGATGCAATGCCCCAAGGGACTCGTACTAGACATGTTATTCCAATTTTGGGTGAGTAAAAACCTACATTGTCATGTCTAATTATAGATTGTAGGTTGTTGATGTAGAAAgttataaaattacattaaaaatttTGGGTAGGTAATTGACATTTATGACTAATTACACACTATATACATCAATCTCATTTAATTATGCTAATAGTGACATTTATTGCTTTATTTGCAGGCAATGCAGTCAAGCAAGAGAGAGCATATCATAGGCTATCATTACTTTTCGAACATTATTTCTTTGGATTGCTAGGGTTCTTATGGTCAACATGGTAGACCCATCTTCTCATGCAGCTACATTCCTCAGCATTTTGCTAagcttcccataaaaaaaagtataacaaTGTAGTTTGAGTGTTTTGAGCTTTCGATTATATATCTTTTGTGTAAGAGTTTATATTTATTGTATGGTgcatggtttttattttataatggaATTGATTTCGACCTCTTTTTCGTGACTAGAAATGATGTGCATGAACTTCAAAaggattctctctctttctctagaCTGACTGATAATGTGATGGGACTAGCTAATCTAACTTTAATTGAAGACTGCTTTAATGAAGTGGTCCAAGAAATGTTTTGGCAGAACTTTAAGCATTCTTGTTTCTTGAGCATCAACCAAAGCAAAATATATCCAATGGGCAATTGAAAACATGCCACCGAGCTTAAGGTTTAACACAATATTCCTCTCAAGTTAGGTCATCAAgagattcaaaaaaatatatgtataaagttcactttaattttttctataaataaaaaaagttcacTTTAATTTAAGGTGGGGAGCTTGGGAAATAGTGATTGATTCCACTAAGCATAAACAGTCTAAAAGAGCGTAATTAT contains:
- the LOC126725651 gene encoding uncharacterized protein LOC126725651 — encoded protein: MSRPGDWNCRSCQHLNFQRRDSCQRCGDPKSSDRGGDFGGFGGRGGSSYGFSTGSDVRPGDWYCAASACGAHNFASRSSCFKCGAFKDDSSSGGYDSDFSRSRGFGIGSGGGGGGGGSGARPGWKSGDWICSRSGCNEHNFASRMECFRCNAPRDSY